CGGTGGTTGCCAAAGGGATCGATCGCGGTGCCGGCGAACTCAAACTCCACGACGACCGGCTTGGTCACGCCTCTCAGGCTGAGGTCGCCGGTGACCCGGTAGGTGTCGTGTCCGGCCGCCTCGATGCTGGTGGACGCAAACGTGATCCGGGGGTGGTTCTCCATGTCGAAAAAGTCGTTGCCCCGCAGGTGGCCATCGCGATCGGCGTTGCCCGTGTCGATGCTGTCGGCCAGGATGTCCAACTTCAGGTGGGAGTTGGACGGGTTCTCCTGATCGAAGTAGCCGGTGCCCTCGAAGGTTCGGAAGGCGCCGCGCACCTTGGTGATCATGGCGTGGCGGGCCACGAACCCAACCTCGCTGTGGGACGGGTCGATCATGTAGGTGCCGGTGGCGATCGCCGGTGTGGTCGTTGCTGTGTCGGTGCTCATGGTGTACTCCAAGGGGGGTTAGTTGATACATCAACTATATCCCAGAAAGATGACGTGTCAACAACTTCACCTCGGATACACTGGCGCCCATGGCCGAGCCCAGGTGGTTGACCGATGAAGAGGCCCAGGCGTGGAGGCGTTTCACCACCATGAGGTTTCAGCTGGACGCTCGGCTGGATCGCCAACTCGGCAACACCATCTCGATTCAGGACTACGGCGTCCTCGCCAGCCTCAGCGAGGAACCCAACAAATCGATGCGCATCTCCGAGCTGGGCGAGCGCCTGGGGTGGGAGACCAGCCGCGTCTCACACCAGCTCACCCGCATGGCCAAACGAGGCCTGGTTGAACGGCGCCGGTGCCCCAACGATGGCCGGGGCTCGCTGGCGGTCGTCACCGATGCCGGGCAGGCCGCCATCGAGGCCGCCGCGCCCGACCACGTGGCCAGTGTCCGCCACCTTTTCATCGATCTGCTCACCCCGGAAGAACTCAGGATGATCTCCGCCGTGTCGCAGAAGGTCCTTGGCCGCCTCCACGATCCGGCCGACCCCACGGGGTCCTGAGGGAGCGACACCCACACACCGGTCCAACGGTCGGCGAGGCCGATACCGTGACGCCATGACATCGGCACACCACACCCGACGGCGCCCCAGCAGTGCCTCAAGGGCGGCCGCCGCCATCGCGCTATTGGCCGTCGACCCACAAGCGCTCCGGTGCCCAGCTGTTCTTCGTCCACGGCAGGTCCGACGGCCTGGTGAACTCCCGCATGGCCTCGGAGCCGGTCCGTCGATACGGGTCGGGTTCGGCGGCCTGGTGCAGCTCGGGCAACCATCTCGATGCGCAGATCGTGAAGGATGCCGGCACGCTGATCGCCTCCTTGGGCTGATCGGGCCCTGATCTTCGGACGGAGGCCGATAGAATGCGTATTCACCCCTGATCCAGGAGCACCTGTCATCACCGTTGCAGCGTCCGTCACCGCCCGTTCTGTTCGCAAGCGAGTGGGGGCCGCAGCCGCTGGCATCCTCATGGTTGTCGGTCTGGGCGCCTGTCGCCCCGAGGGCAACGTGAAGATGCTGCCCA
Above is a genomic segment from Candidatus Microthrix parvicella Bio17-1 containing:
- a CDS encoding YceI family protein, with the protein product MSTDTATTTPAIATGTYMIDPSHSEVGFVARHAMITKVRGAFRTFEGTGYFDQENPSNSHLKLDILADSIDTGNADRDGHLRGNDFFDMENHPRITFASTSIEAAGHDTYRVTGDLSLRGVTKPVVVEFEFAGTAIDPFGNHRMGLEGSVVVNRKDWGLNFNAALDTGGVLVGEKVTLNFDVSAIKTD
- a CDS encoding MarR family winged helix-turn-helix transcriptional regulator, whose product is MAEPRWLTDEEAQAWRRFTTMRFQLDARLDRQLGNTISIQDYGVLASLSEEPNKSMRISELGERLGWETSRVSHQLTRMAKRGLVERRRCPNDGRGSLAVVTDAGQAAIEAAAPDHVASVRHLFIDLLTPEELRMISAVSQKVLGRLHDPADPTGS